The nucleotide window CAGGTGTTCCGCCTCGGCAGCCGTCAGTTGGAACATAAAGTCCTCTGGGAATCGACGGATATTCCTTTTGACCGCTTGATTCAACGCTCTCGTTTCAACTCGGTACAAGCCTGCCAAGTGCATGCCCAGTACGACCTTCTGTCCCCGAATAATGAGGATCTTGCTTTCAATCAAGACTCGCCGAACAATTTTTTTCATTCAAGTCCTCCATGGAAGGAAATCCTACCGGTTGACACAAGCTCGAATACTGGGTTGTCAGCTCGGTGTTTCCTTAAATGGGCGTTTGCGGGGGGATAAGTTTGTCGCTCAAATACAACGCTTTCGGGAGAAGTATACGCTTTTCAATGCCTCAAGAAAAACTGAATTTCAAGCATCATTTTCGGGTCGGATGCCGACGAGCCGTTGCTCAAAATCGGTTTCTTAGATTCGCGGAATTGGTCAGAGGACAGAATTCCACAGGCCGATTCCCAAAGATACTCTGGAACCCAAAATGATCCACCGCAAAGGCGCAGGGACGCGGAGAGCAGGTCCCCGGGGTCAGATCCGGACTTGAAAAGCCATTGGGGTCGTATCTTTGCAATCTGCATTTCACCGGGAAGAATTGATATTGGCGGAGTTATCCCTCTGAGTACGATTTTCGGCGGCATCAGATGATGTTCACCGTAGGGACGCGGAGGGTTTAGGTGTTGGGGAATGGGGAAAACAAGTTCAAAGTTCAAGACGCCATGGCGGCCAGGAGGAAGACACCTCGGGTCAGAGCCTTTTAATTTGCTACAGACGTGCAAGATCTTGCCGGATTCGGACGAGGATTTTCTCCAGTGGAATTTGGCCTCGATAATAAAGTGGAGCCGTCTTCGAATATTCGGCCTCGAATTGCCTGCGGATGCTCTCGTCCTCAATGGTGAAGGCTCCGCTCTTTGCGACGTCGTGATCCAAAGACTTGAAACGCTTCTTTTTGTGCTCCAAGTATTCCGAGGTTCCAATGAATTTCTGAACCCTTTCGACGTCGAGAAGCTGATGGATGTCGTAGTAATGTCTCAGGAAATTCGGTGGGACTTTCCCCGTGCCTTTGAACTGGCCGTATTTTCTGACGACCGCCTGGACTTTTTCGACAAACGTGTATTCGGGGTTATAGCAGGGGATGTCGAGAGCTCGGTTGTCCGCATATTGAAGTTTTTTGGAATCGGCGAATTGGACGACCCAAGAAGTGATTGGAACGGCGCGGTTCGGAGCCGTCTGATCAAAACCGACTTCCAGGAGAATTCCATCCTTAAGACCAGGAATCGAGCCGAAGCGGGTCTCGTAACTTAGCCTGAGGCCGGCATTTCTCAGCGTCTCGTCGTCATAGGTCGTGTCCCTCTCGACCGCCGTGATTCCCGGGATCTTGATCTTATCGCGCAGCTTGGCAAAAAACTGTCGTCTCGATTCAACGTGCTGGGGCTTTTCGTGATTTGGATTTGTATCGACTGGGAGTCCATCAAAAGGTTCGATGCGAATATCGATGTCTTCGGAAAAGCGATGAATGACCCCAAAGCCCTTGGACAGTGAAGTGCCGCCTTTGAGCTCAAACGTCAGACCCACCTGTTTAAGCCCAAAGAGGGCATGCATGATCCAGTAGTCCTTTTCCACGAGAGCGGGATCATTGATTCTCTCGCTGTCGGCAACGGTCTCAACAAGCGCTTTGAAATCGTTCCTCTCATGAAGAAAAGACTCAGTCGGCATGTTGCAGCATCTTCTGGAACTTCTTCTGCGTGGAGTACTTGCCGTAGAGAGAAACTGCCCGTGAAAGTTTTCTCGAGTCCATTTCTTTGGCTTTTTCGCGAACGCGAGAAAGGACGGCGTCCTGATCCTCAGCGAGCTGGTCTAGTTCATTGACGAGATCGACCAGCAGAAACTCGGGAGAGATCTGCCTTGGAATGTTAAATCGACGCTCAAAAGTGACCCTCCGATGGCCCAGGGAAAACGTTCCATGCCGTTTCTGATTGTAAACAACTCTTTTGTTGTAGAGCTGCGTTGTCCCGAGTCCCAACTGATTGTAGGCATTCAGTGAGGTGACGACAAAACGGTCTGTTTTCAAGAACGCCCTCACGAGCTCGTTCTCATCAGCGGGAGCTTCTCCAAACTCAAATTTTCGCGGACAGTAGTACAAACCAGTACGGAGCTTGCGGAGGGTCCCGTCAACAGTGAGTGCTTTGAGGTGTCGATCGACGCTCTGGGACCAAGGCAGAAGGTTCTCCCTGCGATACACCCGTCCAGGGCGAAGATGTCGTTTCAATTGGTCGACCGTTCTAGTCTGCGTCATCCCTGATCCTCCACGTTCCCTACGCTACGCCAAGTACGGGCATTGTGTCAATAATATTATTAATATTTCATGCAAACTATTATGTAACACAATAAATGTAAATATCTTACATTAGGTGATACCTATTGTTGTATTATCCTTATTTTTTGACAATTGGGGATTTTCTCTTGCCAATATTCGGGGGCGGTCGAGCGCCTGTCCCACTGGTAAACCGGCGGGCTGTACAAAGACAAGCCCCGTGGAACGGGGCAAAATGCGCCGGAAGCTAAAGCGCGTGGGGCCAGGTCAATTTTCAATGGTTCTCCTGCACAGATATCAAGACGAAATTCGGGTCATGCACACATTCGACATTGGTTTGATCCACAGATTTCGCGGATGACGCAGAATAAAACCAACTCAAAGTCCAACAAGAAGGATGGGAACCGAATGAAGAGGGTCCGGACAACCGGACAATTGAAGAGAGCACGCTTCAGATCGAATGAACCTTGCCCAGAACAACTCTGCAATCTTCAATCAGGGACGCAGGATAGGCTCTCGAGTGTTACGAGGTAGGAGGGAATTCATCATTCAATGCGATCTTGGAATTGTTGATGCAGAACGGATCAAGAGATGGATGGCTCAACGCGAACTGTGACTTCAAAATTTGAGCAACATCGCAATTTGTCCGGTTGTCCAGACCCGAAGCTGTTTTCTTCTGTGTGAGGCAAGCGTGAATAACGCTTGACAATACTAACGCAGTTCGTTAGTAATCATTCGTGATCGTGACGTTCAAGTGCTCCGACACAGAAGCCCTGTTCAACGGGAAGCGGATGGCCCGTTTTGTGAATATCCAGGTTGTGGCCTTGCGCAAGCTGGCGATGCTCAACCGGGCGGAAACGCTGGCCGATCTGCGTATTCCGCCCAACAACAAGCTGGAGCGATTGAAGAGCAATCGGCGTAGGCAATGGAGCATCCGCATCAACGATCAATGGCGCCTCTGTTTCCGCTTCGAGGGCGGCCATGCCTGTGACGTTGAGATCGTCGACTACCATTGAAGGAGAGTGACCATGCGGCGTGAGATCCCTTACCCTACTCCCGGCGAAATCTTGCTGGAGGAATTTTTGAAACCGATGGGGATTACGCAATACCGGCTCGCCAAGGAAATTGGAGTGTCGCAACGGCGCATTGGAGAAATCGTCGCGGGAAAGCGGGCTGTGACGGCCGATACCGGCTTACGCCTGTCTCGCTTTTTCGGCACCAGCGACAGTTTCTGGGTCGGTTTGCAAACCGATTACGATACAGCACAAGCCAAAGACGCCCTGTCTGATGTGTTGTCGCGCATTCATCGTTTCGAGCCTGCTCATGTTTAGCAATTGCCAGTTGTGCCGAGACGTTTACCTTGTCCGAACTGGAACGTAGATGCCCGGGTGTCAGTCGCGATATGATACGACGAGTTTTGCGAGATCTTCAGAAAGCGGGACGAGTCGAGTGCCTGGGACATGGTCCCGGAGCAGCTTGGTGGAGGAAAGAAGGGAATACCTTCAAAAGAGGGCAATAAAGAGGGTAAGGAAATACATGCGAGGGTCTATTTATTTTTCAATTGGCAGTCTCGCGGTCTGACGTTTCGCATTATCCATACGACCACGAAGCGGATAAAATCTGCCAATGAAAATAAAATAGACCCAGGTTTCCTCCTGACTTTTACTTATCATGGATGTCCCCAGGTTTCTCCATGGACTCAACTTCCGAGTTGGCCGACGATTCGCCCAGAACTGTTTCCGGGAGCCCCCGCTGCCGAGGCGGCATCTCGTGGGAATTGGAGTCAACCCCGGGGTGACTACGCGTACCCTGTTCGTACCTCGCAAAGTATTGCGCGTGCTGCATCATCTTTCGTAGAAATGGTTATGGCGAAAGAATCCCAAAGTACTTTCGATTCCAGTCCCAATCCGCCGCAGGCCCCTGAGAGAAGGCATCGAAAGGCAAAGCCTCCGGGCTTTCCAGTCCTTGTCCTACTGGTCATTGCTCTTGGCTTGCCTTCATACCTAACCGCTTCACAGCGACAGCCAATTTCGCTCTATGTGGACGCCAGCGACAGCGTGCGCAAGCTATTTCATTCCGAACTCGCCATCCCAGTCCATCCCGGTCCCCTTACTTTGGTCTATCCACGATGGGGCATTCCGACGTACGAGTTCCCCGCCGCACTGCTCAACAATATCGTTCGTCTGAAGATGAACGGTAACGGCCAGCCGCTTGAGTGGAAACGCGACCTCGTGGACAAGTTTTCCTTTCATGTCGTGGTTCCAGACCACGTGAAGATTCTGAATGTCACCATGGATGTCATCGCCCCGGCCAATCGCTCCGACCTCAATGCGGCGACCGCGCAACTGTTGGTACTGGACTGGTACACACTCGTTCTTTACCCCCAGGGAGCAGCGACGGATGGAACAGCCATCGCAGCGCGGCTTAGACTTCCTGCCGGATGGAAACATGCTTGTGCAATCGCGCCAGTCCGAACCGTGGATGGTGTCATTGAATTCCCGCAAACCTCACTCACCGTATTAGTGGATTCGCCGGTTCTCTCCGGAAGAAATTTCAAAACGGTAGAGCTGCGATTGCCTTCCGCGCCGCCGGTTTTCGTTGACATTGCCGCAGAAACACCCGAGGCCGCGGACCTTCCCTGGGAGTGGCAAGACAGGCTTCGCCGGATGATAGCGGAGACGGGTGCGCTGTTCGGCGGATATCCTTATCAGCAGTACCACTTTCTGCTCGCACTCAGCGATGACGTGGGCAACGACGGGCTCGAACACCGCGAATCCAGCGACCTTCGCATGAGCCTTCTTTCTTTTTCAAACGAGGCAAACCGTCTCGCGTACGGCTATTTGTTGCCCCACGAGTATGTCCATTCCTGGAACGGCAAGTACAGGATTCCGGCTGGCATCGTCAGGCGCAACTTCGAGGAACCACAAACCACCGAAATGTTGTGGGTTTATGAAGGGCTCACGCGATATTTGAATTGGGTCTTGGCGGCTCGATCGAGGATCCTGAGTCCGCAGGAAGCACGCGATTATGTCGCCTTGCTCGCTGCCCAAACGGCTCACCGCTCGGGGCGTGAATGGCGATCTCTGCAGGACACCGCCGTCTCGACGAACATGATGATCGAGTCCGCCGACCAGTGGCAGTCCTTGCGCCGCGGAGCGGATTACTACGACGAGTCGCTCTTCATCTGGCTGGAAGCGGACACGATCATCCGGCGCGCGACGCAGGGAAAGCGTTCGCTGGACGAGTTTTGCCGTGTTTTTTTTGGCTCGTCGAAGAATCCTCCTGACATCAGGCCCTATACGTTCGAGGAACTTGTTCAGGCCATGAATGGCGTCGCTCCCTACGATTGGAAAGCATTTTTTGAGAGACGGTTGAACGCCACCGGTGTGGACCGCGCCCCGCTCGACGGACTGCGTGCAAGCGGATGGAGCCTGGCATATCGGAACACCCCTGGCTCCGTTCAGGCGGCGAGAGACAAGATTCATCACACCGTCGAAGAGCGGTTTTCCCTGGGATTCCTCTTGCAAGAGGATGGCACGATTATTGATGTTGTCCGCGACTCCGCAGCGTGGAATGCCGGACTGGGGCCAGACATGAAAGTGCTGAGTGTAAACCGGCGTCCCTGGTCTCCGCAAGTATTGCGAGATGCCATCGCCGCGAATGGCACCTCGACGGCACCCGTAAATCTCTCTGTGCAAAACGGATCGCAGAGATTCCAAGGGGATGTGGACGATCACCGAGGAGCGAGGTATCCACAATTGGAGCGAAACACAGAGCAGGACCTTATGGGAGATATTCTCAAGTCCAGGAGCTCGCTCGCGCAAACCCCGTAATCATGCTTCGAACCGAAAGCCATTGGGGTCGGAAAGCCATTGGGGTCGCATCTTTGCAATCCTGCATTTCAGCGGAATGAATTGATATTGGCGGAGTTATCCCTCTGAGTACGATTTTCGGTGGCATCAGATGATGTTCACCGCAGGGACGCAGGGACGCGGAGGGTTTAGGTGTTGGGGAACAATTTTCGCAATTTTGTAGGCGGTTC belongs to Terriglobia bacterium and includes:
- a CDS encoding type II toxin-antitoxin system RelE/ParE family toxin — translated: MIVTFKCSDTEALFNGKRMARFVNIQVVALRKLAMLNRAETLADLRIPPNNKLERLKSNRRRQWSIRINDQWRLCFRFEGGHACDVEIVDYH
- a CDS encoding nucleotidyl transferase AbiEii/AbiGii toxin family protein; its protein translation is MPTESFLHERNDFKALVETVADSERINDPALVEKDYWIMHALFGLKQVGLTFELKGGTSLSKGFGVIHRFSEDIDIRIEPFDGLPVDTNPNHEKPQHVESRRQFFAKLRDKIKIPGITAVERDTTYDDETLRNAGLRLSYETRFGSIPGLKDGILLEVGFDQTAPNRAVPITSWVVQFADSKKLQYADNRALDIPCYNPEYTFVEKVQAVVRKYGQFKGTGKVPPNFLRHYYDIHQLLDVERVQKFIGTSEYLEHKKKRFKSLDHDVAKSGAFTIEDESIRRQFEAEYSKTAPLYYRGQIPLEKILVRIRQDLARL
- a CDS encoding HigA family addiction module antidote protein, which produces MRREIPYPTPGEILLEEFLKPMGITQYRLAKEIGVSQRRIGEIVAGKRAVTADTGLRLSRFFGTSDSFWVGLQTDYDTAQAKDALSDVLSRIHRFEPAHV
- a CDS encoding M61 family peptidase, translated to MPSYLTASQRQPISLYVDASDSVRKLFHSELAIPVHPGPLTLVYPRWGIPTYEFPAALLNNIVRLKMNGNGQPLEWKRDLVDKFSFHVVVPDHVKILNVTMDVIAPANRSDLNAATAQLLVLDWYTLVLYPQGAATDGTAIAARLRLPAGWKHACAIAPVRTVDGVIEFPQTSLTVLVDSPVLSGRNFKTVELRLPSAPPVFVDIAAETPEAADLPWEWQDRLRRMIAETGALFGGYPYQQYHFLLALSDDVGNDGLEHRESSDLRMSLLSFSNEANRLAYGYLLPHEYVHSWNGKYRIPAGIVRRNFEEPQTTEMLWVYEGLTRYLNWVLAARSRILSPQEARDYVALLAAQTAHRSGREWRSLQDTAVSTNMMIESADQWQSLRRGADYYDESLFIWLEADTIIRRATQGKRSLDEFCRVFFGSSKNPPDIRPYTFEELVQAMNGVAPYDWKAFFERRLNATGVDRAPLDGLRASGWSLAYRNTPGSVQAARDKIHHTVEERFSLGFLLQEDGTIIDVVRDSAAWNAGLGPDMKVLSVNRRPWSPQVLRDAIAANGTSTAPVNLSVQNGSQRFQGDVDDHRGARYPQLERNTEQDLMGDILKSRSSLAQTP